ATACTTCAAAAAAAGTTCCCAGGATTCAACTGATAGGAGAAGGAGATGGGATGGAACAGTTAACTTTGCAACTTactcttattttatttcttataaaccACTTTATGGGCTATTTGGTTAAGATTTTTGGTTGATACCAAACCCACATATGGACTGTATTTTGGAATTGAGGGGCTTAAAAAGGGGGAGACAAAGGTTCGGTGGTGTATATACGATGTATTCGCATTGGGTTACTAATTGCTGCGCCATGGGACAAGGGAAGAAAATAATCGGTTTTGATTTCGGATGCTCGAGTACGAAAGTGTGAAAGATAGAAACAAATCTAGGTTCCTTGTTCTTCTGAATGAACAAGCCCTGATCCTTCTTTCATTACTTTTGGCTcttaattttggttgaataaATCTTTGTAAAAGAGCTTTGCCTGCCCAGTACTCATTTCTATTGATCTGTTTTACAGACACCCGTCTCGGAATTGCCTGAAAGTCTATCCGAGTTCGAATTTCCTCCATCCCCACCGTCTAGTTATGATAACCAATGCTTCAACGACGACGATTTCAGTAGACCTCCACCGGATCTACCGCCACCACTACGAGAGACTATTTTAAACGAACCATCTTGCTGCACGAGTGGTCATCAGTCTGATGTACAGCCTCGACACACTGAATTGAATCATTTATACCAAAATAACGTCGGAGGTGAATTCATGGCACTCGGTTCGACATTCAGATTTTGTGAAAAATACGTCACCATGTTACTTTTCAAGCCCTTGctgaaaagaaattgatagcCATTGGTAAACTGTTCTTTCCCCCTTCTAAATTTGTGGCATACCCTTTTGTATTTCAACCTCGTAGCTGGGATTAATTGAGCATTGAACAATGATTATTTATGTGAAGATTGTGATACTAATAGATTGAAGAGAGCTATGCCGTATGTAAACTCTGtattctttttcccttttactTGTGCAGTATGTTTCAAGCCATTGGAAATGAAATGTTGAACCCATTGAACTATTCTCAGgtgtttctttccttcttttactATGGAGTTCTATCAGTTtccatgtttattttttttgttctttctgaGCTGTTCATTGCATCCTGTAAATTAATTGAGTTTTGAGTTATTTGCTTCTCATAAGACCCCGACACACGAACAGCGAGATTGAACCGAGTTACTATAGTGTTTGTATTAGTTTCTTGAATAGAATTACAAATCAAAATAGGCATAGACAATGGGTTTGGTGGGCTGTGAAAGAAGATTCATCTCACAGGAACCTTAACCCAGCCATTAGCAAAAGCTATGGCTAAGATCACGAACGGAGTCGACATGCCGAAGATGATGATATAAGGAAGAGGAGCGAAGAAGGAAGATGGGTTTTGTTGGAGTGGAAATTTGATGCtaagggaagaagaaaagagggaaTTTGGCGGCCATTGTTGAAGCAGTTGTGAGCTACTGATATGTTTTGCTCATTTGTGTTTGGGGATCGCATATATATCATAGGAGATTTGGATATGAATGTTGTAGCACTGATATTTGCTCATCTTAGCCAATGCAGGACATGACAGACAACCCCATGGccccatcttcttctttcgttTGCACTCGTCGTGACACTTCAATTGCTAGATTGTCGATCTATGAACCCAATTGTTCTTCGTCCCAGCTGTGCTATCTTCAGCGTTCATCGACATCGACATCCCCGAGACTAAAATACTAAGTTTAAGACCGGTGATCATTATTGATATTGTCTCTCTTTCCAGGCTTCCCCTCGTAGTTTTAGAATGTTTTGATCTCCttcctaaccgatgtgagatctcacaatccaccccctttcgggacTCAGCGTTCTCATTGATACTCGTTCCAATAGAcgtgtcggttggagaggagaacgaaacattctttttaagggtgtggaaacatctccctatcctacgcattttaaaaactgttGTGAGTAGCAAAAGGCTAGTTGGATTCTACACTCAATGCATATCGACATGTTTGTCTACGTTCTAAGTATCAAACTTTGATATTGTAAACTTCGGTGGATTTTGTTGATGCTAAGAGCATTGTAGTGTAAGAATTTGAACTCTGATATCCTCTTTCATTCTTCTTATAAACTCCTCGCACTTCCTGTTCAACTCCTCTAAGCCGATGGTATCAACGCGGTgtccttgttcttgttcttgttcatgttCACATTCATCATCCTTCATACCTTCTAATTCATCATTATGAGCTTCTTCAAGAGCAAAGGAACACATTTCAAGTTCATGATCTCGAGTTTCTTGAAGAACCAAACGTCGTGAAACCTGTTGAACACGTAACAATCCCATTTCTTTCTCACCATCAACCGATCTCCTTCCATCGCCTGCAGCTTGTTCCTTGTCAGCCACACTCGAGCGAGAGtttagagaaaggaaaagcAGGAGAGTATTGCAGAAGAAGAACATATAATCCTTGTGAATTGTAGCAGAGAAGTAGAAGATCCATGAGTAAGCTACAGAGAatgagaagatgaagaagaaaagtggTATGGAAACAGCAAAGATCTTCATAGTTTAATGTGGATTGTGGATTGGAGCAATTGAGTTACGTTTATATTAACAAACCAACACACAATTTCTCTGCATTTTCTCGTTGACTTCACAACTCCTCATTCTCAAGTCCTTCTGCCGGCTATTGCTTCTCCTAATTTCCTCTCATTTGCAATGTAAAAGCCTAGAAGTAGCCgttatttgtaatattttattttatgtttaaaaaagtatagtaaattggttaaattaaaattttaagatattgaCTCGACTTCTGCTCggacattaaaaatatatagaaaatattgttgggACATTAGTTTGCCATATCAGTCCACCCatcactaatagatattgtctgttttgacccgtGACTTATATTCAttagtctcatgattttaaaacatgataTTGTAcaaaaggaatgtttcgttctcctcttaaaccgacgtgggatctcaaacGTCCCACAAACCTATAATGAACtatttgttgaggattattgggagtgagttccacattggttaatttagtggaagatcatgagtttataagtgagaaatactatcttcattggtacgagactttttgggaaaacccagagcaaagccatgagagcccatgctcaaagtagacaatatcatactattgtggtgAGTCGTGATTCTAATACTATTAAGAGTAGTACAGAtatatgctcaaagtggacaatatcgtaccattgtggtgAGTCGTGATTCTAACACTATTGAGAGTAGTACAGAGCTCAACACTATTGAAATTAGTACaaagctcaaagtggacaatatggTACCCTCGTGGTAATACACCTAAAGGGAGATATGCTTGCaatattttatgtaaattaggttaaaattgCAATTACTAAAATTTGTTACCGAAACTGAAATCAAATTGCCCTGAGGAATGTAGAAGAACGAAGATCACAGCTTGGCGGAGAGAGCTTCAAAGTGGAAGGCGCTAGCCAAAAGATATTTTGCTACTCACTGAGAAAGGTGAACTACTTTGCTCCAATTCTTTTACAATGTGTCGGAGGTTGGAggatttccattttttcatctttcctGTTCGAATCGGTTAGTTGATCCTCGAATCCCTGCTTTTCGTTTTCCTTCGATTTGTATCTGAACTGGGCTttaaatgaattgaatatgaagtttttcttgaatttatttCTATCGTAGTCGTTACCGCTTCAATCACAAAACTGTGATTTGTGGGAAAATCATGAGGGTTTTGCGATTTCGTAGATTTTCCACTCTACTGAGCTCTGTAGCCAGAACTTCTGCTTCtgtaaaccctaatttggatgTGACTTTACGAAATAGGAAATGGAATCCAATTCCAATACCTCACCGATCAATTCCCGAACCCAGAGGACAAGACCTTGATTTTGTTAACGTCGTACATAGCCATCTGATTCATTCGGATTGGACTAAGCTTGATTGTTTGTCATCGGGTCTGACAGCATTCAGAGTCAAACACATTCTACTCAAAACCCGGAAGGACTATGTACTATCGCTCGAGTTCTTCAATTGGGTTACCACTCAAAATCCTTCTTCTCATACCCTTGAGACCCATTGCATAATCCTCCATATACTTGCTAAACATAGGAAGTTTAAATCTGCAGAATCAATTTTGAGGAGTATCATAGATTCGTGTTCTATTGAGTTTCCTTCTAAGTTGTTTGAATCCTTATTGTACTCTTACCGAGTCTGTGATTCTTCCCCGCATGTTTTTGATCTGCTTTTCAAGACTTTTGCTCATTTGAAGAAGTACAGAAACGCCTCTGATACATTTTGTAAGATGAAGGATTATGGATTTTTACCCACTGTGGAGTCATGTAATGCGTTTCTGAGTTCCTTGATTAATTTCAACAGGGGAGATATTGCTTCGACGTTTTATAGAGAAATGCGACGTTGTCGGATTTCGCCTAATTCGTATACGCTCAACTTGGTTATTTGTGCTTCCTGTAAATTGGGAAGATTAGATAAGGCTAATGAGGTGTTTGAGGAAATGAAAACCATGGGGTTTTCTCCAAATGTTGCATCTTACAATACACTTATTGCAGGCTACTGTAACAAAGGTCTTATAAGCTCAGCCATGAAACTCAGAAGTACAATGGAAAGAAATGGAGTTCCTCCAGATGTTGTTACTTTTAATACTCTTATCAATGGGTTCTGTAAGGATGGGAAGCTTCAAGAAGCAAGTAGATTATTTGGAGAGATGAAAGCAATGGGTTTATCTCCTACTACTGTAACCTACAACACTTTGATAAATGGCTACAGCAAAATGGGCAATACCGACATGGGCAATAGACTTTTTGAGGAGATGTCGAGGTTTCGAGTTAAACCCGATATCCTTACTTACAATGCCCTGATCTTGGGACTATGCAAAGAGGGAAAGACGAAGAACGCAGCATTTCTGGTTCGAGAGCTTGACGGGAAGAAACTAGTTCCAAATGCTTCGACGTTTTCTGCTCTAATTTGTGGGCAGTGTGTGCGGAAGAATTCGGAGCGTgcatttcaaatatataacaGTATGATGAAAAGTGGCTTTAGCCCTTGTGACCAAACCTTTAGGATGCTATTGACCACTTTCGTTGATAATGAGGATTATGATGGAGCAGTTCAATTATTGAAGGACATGGTGAAGAGACACAGGGCTCCTGATTTGGATAACTTATGTGAGCTTTGTGTTGGACTTGGGCGATGTGGGAATGGTAAAACAGCTATAATGTTATGCAGTGAGTTGGAAGCTCAACATCTCTTGCCAGAAGGTTTTGACAAACTCAAAGTATTCAATTCATTGCACAATGGATAGTTAACCATATTATGCTCTGTTTATCAGATCAAACTGCCATGTGATTCAGCTGCAGTAACTCACCTAAGAGTCTTCTAGCCGCGAAACACAGAGGTAAGCCTGGATGATGCCTCCATTGACTTGAATTATATCAGACTCGTATCGACTTTTTTGTCAGTTGATTTGCAGTTTTCAGTCTAATAACTCGTTATCAAATGATTCGATCCAAGTCGATCACCAATGTCAAGCAACTATAGGTAAAGGTATCTTATGTTATGCTCCAAAGGGTATCATTGCCTTCCCCTTCAGAACTTTCATGGGCTCTCACTCTGTCAATGGAGGATTTACTGGTCTCGCTTATGCTGTTTCTATGGCATGTTGAAGTTCTTAAACCCAACTAAATTCTTGTTAGTTGAGTTGATTGCTGTGGAATACTACTTAGCCGATTAGCTTTCATTCCGATCCTAGTCCATGGAATGAGACTGATGCTCTTTTTCTCTCGGGTCGTTTGTCGtcgtttcttattttatacaaataaCGAAGTTGAGGATGATGATGGATGATAATAATGAATTCATTAAGCCTAAGATTCCAATAATCCTTCATAAACTCGATTAACAATAATTGCCCcatgaattgaaatgaaaatacgTTGTTCAAAACAATGAATCGGAATAAAATTTCCTTCTTCTCCCCCgacaaagaaaatggaaagaaaggaCCATGATTTAGATCACCCATGAACACTAAAGACCCGTCCTTCTGCACTCCAATCATTCAATGAAACCCCATCACTGCCGAACTGTACACATCCCCCAGGAACCAATCTACTACATTGTTTGATTATGCACCAAAATCCCACAAATGTAACGTCGTGTCGAACCCAGAGGCCGCCACGTATCGGTCATTGGCAACGACAGCATTGGCAGCCCCAATCCTCTCTCTAAACCTGTACAGATACTGGCCATGCTCTATTTCCCAAACCCTTATCGCCCCACCGGAGCTCATCACAGCATAGCCCATGTTCATGCAGCCCACAGCCCCTCTCTGAGCCGCCCCTGTTACTGTGAACGTACAAACTTCTTCCATTGTGTCCACTCGTCGTACCACAGCCACACCATGTCCGTCCACCACTATGTATGTCTCATTGCTTACGTCCATCGATGTTACTATCCATACCACCCCATTTTCCTCCTCGTTTAATACTACTTGATTTCTCAAGTCCAAAACCATGAGCTGTAGGCTAGTGCAGGCCACTGCCGATTCCCGACTCGACACCCGTACCCGGCCGACTTGCTCCATTGGCTCCGCTAACATGTGCCACCCCGTTACAGATTCTGGGTCGGTCAGCGACCCACCTACGAACACAAGTTCTTCACTGTTCCCATCCCATATGTGGAATGCACGGCCAGGTACACCAGCATACAGCCCAACCCACCACCGGTCACACCCAGCAAAGTCTACCAACACACCATCATTCATCACATTGCCTTCATGTACCCGGCGCGTGGGCGATATAGCAGCAGGGGTACGGTCAATAACTCCAATGTGAATGTCGCCGTCAATGCTCGCAAAGACGATACGAGCATCAGCAATCACAATGCCAGAGACGGCGCGTGAGAATTGCCCAAGACGGTCACGGTGGTGGGGACGAAACGTAGTGACATGGACACGCGTGGCAAGGTCAAACAAACGAACAGTACCATCAGCAAATCCACAAGCCAAGTGGCGCAAGGAGATAGCAAGGCAACGACACATCAGACTATCAGGTTCATCCACATCAGACTGATCAAATTGAAGAACAGTATGGAGAGATCTATGAGTACGGAAATTACAAGCTGTAGTGTGCCAATACACGTACTCATCTCGCCAAGTGTCGAGCAGACGGTCGGTCCGACCCCATATCTGAGTGGTCAAACGATGCCACAGCAGCTCAGACCGAGACACAGCACGCCAGGTGGAACAGACCTTGACAAAGCAAAAAGTAAGAGTTAGTGGGAAGTCAAAGAGCCACGCAAGCAGTCAATCATAGACAAGAAATGTCAAACAACAATGGAGAGATCAAAACAGAGACAGGGAGTGACATTTTTCCATGCGCCTCCAAAACAGccaaacacaacaaaaagaaccgatctttttatttgttctttgtCTGTTTGTCATTGTCAGTGAGTAATAggggaagaacaaaagaagagcCTAAAAAAACGTACccataatagaaaaaaaaaatgaaaaaacacaACTTTTTAgcttctgttctgttctgttctgttctgttctgtggtCCTCATAACATGTCTGTCTCTCTTATAAAATCATCCTCTCCTCTCCTTTCATgggtttgttgtttttgtaagGATATCAAAGAAAGAGGGCACGTTAAAAGCCACCATGGGAGATGAGATTCAAAAGCGTGCTTCCCCTTTAAgtatttccattttcatttccaagAAAGGTGTCGTTAAAAGCACAgaatctttcttcttttctctctctctctctctcctcttgtCTTTCTTCTCTCACTCCACCTTTGACTCGCCTGTCTCTTCTATCCAATCCATTCCCTCtcaatttatatattcatttcCCTCCTCGGATAACTGGTTCCTTGTCACGTTGTATCCAGTATTATTGGGAGCGAGTCCaaacgttggctaatttaaggaataatcatgggtttTGAGAATttgtcacgagagcttatactcaaagtggacaatatcatactattgtggagaatcgtgaTTCCCAACATAGTATCAAACCCATGCTCTTAACCTCGTCacgtcaatagaatcctcaacaAAGAAGTTAGATGTCTAAAAGGTgcagtcaaaagtgactcaagtgtcgaacgaATAGTGTACtatgttcgaggactccaaaGAAAGAAGTCACGATTAACGTGAAGGACATAAAGCTGCTGTTTCAAGTGAGAAAACATAGCTTAGGAACATTAATGTGATATTATAACATGGTCAGGCATGGTGTGATGTTaggtaagaagaagaaaaatgaatgttAAAGCCATGCCAtagcttctctctctcctactGAGTTTTAGTCACATGGGTAGGCAGTGTTTGGGGTATAAAGTGGGCATCAGAAAGTGGGTTCGAGTAGATTTGGTGGAAAAAAGAGTGAAGTTTTTGAGTAAAAAAAGTAGAAGAGAGGAGTTTATAACATAGGGCAGAAAAAGAGATCCATGCCAATAAAGGTTATATAAGGAAAATTCTACGCCAAAAGACCCCTTTTCCATTAGATATGCAGAAGGGCCCCAAAAATAGACAATTCTAAACCACTATAATAAAGACACCAAACCAATATTTGCATCCAACAAAGAATAAACCCTATTCTTGAAAATGACTTTCAACAACATATATCCATTTCATACCAATCCCTTTCAAAACTAGATATCCCCTCTTCTCTTCAATGATCAACATCTCGATACTAAATCAGTTaaactatgttcaaattggtaaaattcaaaaaatgtcatatacccaaataaaaaagatcAAAACTTTACAATGTAGGAGTATTTAGAAGACTTGTCCGATGTTCATCATTGAACTAAGAAGACAACTTTCTTGAGTTGGATTTAGTTAAAAGATACGGAGAGAAAACATATCAGTTAAGCTAAGTTCAAATTggcaaaattcaaaaaaatttcacatacccaaataaaaaagatggaaACTTTACAAAGTAGGAGTCTTTAGGAGATGTTCATCATTGAACCAAGAAGACAACGTTCTTGAGTTGGGATTTAgttagaagatgaaaaaaaaagatacatTAG
The Cucurbita pepo subsp. pepo cultivar mu-cu-16 chromosome LG16, ASM280686v2, whole genome shotgun sequence genome window above contains:
- the LOC111777625 gene encoding SNF1-related protein kinase regulatory subunit beta-2-like: MNNEGVSNIPRTSVKISWNHGGKQVAIIGSWDNWETREMLQSLGKEFVIIKTLPSGIYHYRFMVDGWLTCAPDLPWVCDDSGNSYNVLDLMTPVSELPESLSEFEFPPSPPSSYDNQCFNDDDFSRPPPDLPPPLRETILNEPSCCTSGHQSDVQPRHTELNHLYQNNVGGEFMALGSTFRFCEKYVTMLLFKPLLKRN
- the LOC111777037 gene encoding uncharacterized protein LOC111777037; amino-acid sequence: MKIFAVSIPLFFFIFSFSVAYSWIFYFSATIHKDYMFFFCNTLLLFLSLNSRSSVADKEQAAGDGRRSVDGEKEMGLLRVQQVSRRLVLQETRDHELEMCSFALEEAHNDELEGMKDDECEHEQEQEQGHRVDTIGLEELNRKCEEFIRRMKEDIRVQILTLQCS
- the LOC111777747 gene encoding pentatricopeptide repeat-containing protein At4g26680, mitochondrial, whose amino-acid sequence is MRVLRFRRFSTLLSSVARTSASVNPNLDVTLRNRKWNPIPIPHRSIPEPRGQDLDFVNVVHSHLIHSDWTKLDCLSSGLTAFRVKHILLKTRKDYVLSLEFFNWVTTQNPSSHTLETHCIILHILAKHRKFKSAESILRSIIDSCSIEFPSKLFESLLYSYRVCDSSPHVFDLLFKTFAHLKKYRNASDTFCKMKDYGFLPTVESCNAFLSSLINFNRGDIASTFYREMRRCRISPNSYTLNLVICASCKLGRLDKANEVFEEMKTMGFSPNVASYNTLIAGYCNKGLISSAMKLRSTMERNGVPPDVVTFNTLINGFCKDGKLQEASRLFGEMKAMGLSPTTVTYNTLINGYSKMGNTDMGNRLFEEMSRFRVKPDILTYNALILGLCKEGKTKNAAFLVRELDGKKLVPNASTFSALICGQCVRKNSERAFQIYNSMMKSGFSPCDQTFRMLLTTFVDNEDYDGAVQLLKDMVKRHRAPDLDNLCELCVGLGRCGNGKTAIMLCSELEAQHLLPEGFDKLKVFNSLHNG
- the LOC111776941 gene encoding transcriptional regulator STERILE APETALA, which gives rise to MSSSAPSSSSSGGGRRRRGGGDFDGPSSSRRRATNEVWPEPFIEALATQVAIDASRSLGRIHAAAALSNVFQVCSTWRAVSRSELLWHRLTTQIWGRTDRLLDTWRDEYVYWHTTACNFRTHRSLHTVLQFDQSDVDEPDSLMCRCLAISLRHLACGFADGTVRLFDLATRVHVTTFRPHHRDRLGQFSRAVSGIVIADARIVFASIDGDIHIGVIDRTPAAISPTRRVHEGNVMNDGVLVDFAGCDRWWVGLYAGVPGRAFHIWDGNSEELVFVGGSLTDPESVTGWHMLAEPMEQVGRVRVSSRESAVACTSLQLMVLDLRNQVVLNEEENGVVWIVTSMDVSNETYIVVDGHGVAVVRRVDTMEEVCTFTVTGAAQRGAVGCMNMGYAVMSSGGAIRVWEIEHGQYLYRFRERIGAANAVVANDRYVAASGFDTTLHLWDFGA